One segment of Rosa chinensis cultivar Old Blush chromosome 6, RchiOBHm-V2, whole genome shotgun sequence DNA contains the following:
- the LOC112172895 gene encoding disease resistance protein RPV1 isoform X1 produces the protein MACNMNRGVSSSSFTPIRWSYDVFLSFRGEDTRDNFTGHFYTALCQRGLHTFIDDRDLRKGEEIGPTLVKAIQESRVSVIVFSENYASSKWCLDELLIILECKESKRQLVWPIFYKVDPSDVRNQRGRFAEAMHQHEVRFNFNMDKVRRWRTALTHAASLSGWHFPDGHESKFIQNIVEEISIQVSNRTYMKVAKYPVGLESRVRDMHELLCVEENDVRMVGIWGIGGIGKTTVAKAVYGSIAHRFEGSCFLENVRERSLVPHEGLVQLQETLLSKILGGVGVKLSNVDDPAYEIEKRLWNKRVLIILDDVDHLKQLENLAGGYNWFGAGSRVIITTRDKHLLIAHGVSLTYKVKELEFCEAFELFSWNSFKKDRPKDDYVKLVERAVYYSKGLPLALTVLGSHLFGRSIEEWQDALDSYERIPNKEVQEILKISFNGLEYHQKEVFLDIACFFKGEDKDIIMDVLRSCDLYPVISIAVLIDKSLLAIGEGNALSMHDLIEDMGKEIVRQESPTEPGERSRLWFHKDVLHVLTEETGTSKVRGLKIEMPKKEEIHVGAEALLRMRNLRYLINRNASLVGNIGYLPNSLRFLDWYKYPLESLPSNFNPKKLVALNMPSSNLSRFGQSITKLDRLKSMDLTGCEMLKEIPDFSGFPNLQKLILRECRSLVGIHDSVGTLDKLVTLSVQDCSNLTRFPTRLGMKSLKVLNMKGCKLLESFPEIEAGTMEQLKDITLECCENLKTLPSSIYQLKHLLQLEVRGCPKLLTFPMSTTTSTIKQYLSDDNNDEDCSVPVFPELTFLRVGDCNISECDFLIPFSCLSTLTFLDLSGSSFGSLPTWIIKFGNLQWLILRDCKRLQEIPQLSPSIKGINASGCKSLERFSKFSDILDHQNSLSWLQWSDLSECHKLLHTMDLDVEKMASILLNQHHDQGKDSYFEFSVVLPGNNIPKWFNFCKHPTDHEYCEFVIKLPPNFSGKNSRLALSAVFESTDGTLTYDYNDYEKHAFHVRVYINGDEIFWVHEHLLIRPGSNHVWLQYVSLSDMRHWGRQWNEEQLLSKCEVRFFSSRPLSLKACGVQLVCHRNEYENNDQNFADLQFYKRNYDDLDQEVVQVPRSRFDWYPQQRLRLGALGITLVEIDRDENKKKIGEHVLHWIFKKVPNRLIAHAKILNLLYVLACLILIFSLFAIK, from the exons ATGGCTTGCAATATGAACAGAGgcgtttcttcttcttcttttactcCGATTAGGTGGAGTTACGATGTGTTCTTGAGTTTTAGAGGTGAAGATACACGTGATAATTTTACTGGCCATTTCTATACTGCTTTGTGCCAGAGGGGTCTTCACACCTTCATAGATGATCGTGATCTTAGAAAAGGAGAAGAGATTGGACCAACACTTGTCAAAGCAATTCAGGAGTCGAGGGTTTCTGTCATTGTATTCTCTGAAAACTATGCATCCTCCaaatggtgcttggatgaactccTCATCATCCTTGAGTGTAAAGAATCAAAGCGACAACTTGTTTGGCCCATTTTTTACAAGGTGGATCCTTCAGATGTAAGAAATCAGAGAGGCAGATTTGCTGAGGCAATGCATCAACATGAAGTGCGGTTCAACTTCAACATGGACAAGGTGCGGAGATGGAGGACAGCTCTTACTCACGCAGCTAGTCTATCTGGATGGCATTTTCCGGACGG GCATGAAtccaagttcatccaaaatattGTGGAAGAGATCTCAATTCAAGTATCAAATCGGACATACATGAAAGTTGCTAAGTATCCTGTAGGACTGGAATCTCGTGTCCGGGATATGCATGAGCTTCTATGTGTTGAGGAAAATGATGTTCGCATGGTGGGAATATGGGGAATCGGAGGAATTGGTAAGACAACTGTTGCCAAAGCTGTATATGGGTCAATTGCTCATCGATTTGAAGGTAGCTGTTTTTTGGAAAATGTGAGAGAAAGGTCATTAGTGCCACATGAAGGCTTGGTTCAATTGCAAGAAACTCTTCTTTCCAAAATTTTAGGGGGTGTAGGAGTGAAGCTGAGCAATGTTGATGATCCTGCTTATGAAATAGAGAAAAGACTTTGGAATAAGAGGGTTCTTATAATTTTAGATGATGTGGATCATCTCAAGCAATTAGAAAACTTAGCAGGAGGATATAATTGGTTTGGTGCGGGTAGTAGAGTTATCATAACAACTAGAGATAAACATCTGTTAATTGCTCATGGAGTTAGTTTAACATATAAGGTCAAGGAATTAGAATTTTGTGAAGCTTTTGAGCTTTTCAGTTGGAATTCCTTCAAAAAAGACCGACCTAAGGATGACTATGTGAAACTTGTTGAGCGTGCTGTCTATTATTCAAAAGGCCTTCCTTTAGCTCTGACGGTTTTAGGTTCTCATCTTTTTGGTAGAAGTATAGAAGAGTGGCAAGATGCATTGGATAGTTATGAAAGAATTCCGAATAAAGAAGTCCAAGAAATACTTAAAATAAGTTTCAATGGATTAGAATATCATCAGAAGGAAGTTTTCCTTGACATTGCATGTTTTTTCAAAGGAGAAGATAAGGATATTATAATGGATGTCCTAAGAAGTTGTGACTTATACCCAGTAATAAGTATTGCAGTGCTCATAGATAAGTCCCTCTTAGCGATTGGTGAAGGTAATGCGCTAAGTATGCATGACTTAATCGAAGACATGGGGAAGGAAATAGTGCGTCAAGAATCACCCACAGAACCTGGTGAACGCAGTAGGTTGTGGTTTCATAAGGATGTTTTACATGTTCTAACAGAAGAAACA GGAACAAGTAAAGTTCGAGGCCTAAAGATAGAAATGCCCAAGAAAGAAGAGATCCATGTGGGTGCTGAAGCCTTGTTAAGAATGAGGAATCTCAGATACTTGATAAATCGAAATGCAAGCCTTGTTGGAAACATTGGTTATCTGCCCAACTCGTTAAGGTTCCTTGATTGGTACAAATATCCTCTTGAATCCCTACCATCCAATTTTAATCCAAAGAAACTTGTTGCACTCAATATGCCTTCGAGCAACTTATCACGTTTCGGACAGTCGATCACG AAACTTGATAGGTTGAAATCTATGGACTTGACTGGATGTGAAATGCTAAAAGAAATCCCGGACTTCTCAGGATTTCCTAATTTACAGAAATTGATTCTTAGAGAATGTAGGAGTTTAGTCGGGATTCATGATTCTGTTGGAACCCTTGATAAGCTTGTGACTTTGTCTGTGCAAGATTGCTCTAACCTTACAAGGTTTCCCACAAGACTTGGCATGAAATCACTGAAAGTTCTTAATATGAAAGGTTGCAAACTGCTGGAGAGCTTCCCTGAAATTGAGGCTGGAACCATGGAACAATTAAAGGATATAACTCTTGAGTGTTGCGAAAACCTTAAAACTCTTCCGAGCAGCATCTATCAGTTGAAACATCTGCTGCAACTTGAGGTCAGAGGCTGTCCAAAACTTCTTACATTTCCAATGTCAACGACAACATCCACCATCAAGCAGTATTTATCTGATGACAATAATGATGAAGACTGCTCAGTACCGGTGTTTCCTGAGCTGACGTTTTTGCGAGTCGGAGACTGCAACATTTCAGAATGTGATTTCTTGATTCCATTTAGTTGCTTGTCCACCCTCACCTTTCTTGATCTATCAGGAAGCAGTTTTGGTAGCCTTCCAACATGGATTATCAAGTTCGGTAACTTGCAGTGGCTCATATTACGCGATTGCAAGAGGCTTCAAGAAATTCCACAGCTTTCTCCAAGCATAAAAGGAATAAATGCAAGTGGCTGCAAATCATTGGaaagattttcaaaattttccgaTATTTTGGACCACCAAAACTCATTGAGTTGGCTTCAGTGGAGCGACTTATCTGAATGCCACAAACTACTCCATACTATGGACTTGGACGTGGAAAAGATGGCATCTATCTTACTTAACCAACACCATGATCAG GGGAAAGATTCATACTTCGAGTTCAGTGTTGTACTTCCAGGAAATAATATTCCAAAGTGGTTCAACTTTTGTAAGCATCCAACTGATCATGAGTATTGCGAGTTTGTTATTAAACTTCCTCCAAATTTCAGTGGAAAGAATTCGAGATTGGCTTTATCGGCTGTGTTTGAAAGCACAGATGGAACACTAACCTATGATTATAATGATTATGAAAAACACGCGTTTCATGTCCGAGTCTACATTAATGGTGATGAAATATTTTGGGTTCACGAGCATTTACTTATTCGTCCGGGGTCAAATCATGTGTGGTTGCAGTATGTTTCGTTATCTGATATGAGGCATTGGGGGAGACAGTGGAATGAAGAGCAACTTTTGAGCAAGTGTGAAGTgagatttttttcttctagacCACTTTCCTTAAAAGCTTGTGGTGTCCAACTAGTATGCCACCGGAACGAGTATGAAAACAATGATCAAAACTTTGCAGATCTTCAATTTTACAAGAGAAATTACGATGACTTGGATCAGGAAGTTGTTCAAGTTCCAAGATCGCGTTTTGATTGGTACCCTCAACAGAGATTGCGCCTTGGAGCCTTGGGCATTACACTAGTGGAGATTGATCGGgacgaaaataaaaagaaaattggtGAGCATGTCCTTCATTGGATCTTCAAGAAAGTACCAAATCGATTGATCGCTCATGCCAAGATACTAAATTTGTTATATGTTTTAGCATGtcttattttgatttttagtttgTTTGCCATCAAATAA
- the LOC112172895 gene encoding disease resistance protein RPV1 isoform X2 — protein sequence MACNMNRGVSSSSFTPIRWSYDVFLSFRGEDTRDNFTGHFYTALCQRGLHTFIDDRDLRKGEEIGPTLVKAIQESRVSVIVFSENYASSKWCLDELLIILECKESKRQLVWPIFYKVDPSDVRNQRGRFAEAMHQHEVRFNFNMDKVRRWRTALTHAASLSGWHFPDGHESKFIQNIVEEISIQVSNRTYMKVAKYPVGLESRVRDMHELLCVEENDVRMVGIWGIGGIGKTTVAKAVYGSIAHRFEGSCFLENVRERSLVPHEGLVQLQETLLSKILGGVGVKLSNVDDPAYEIEKRLWNKRVLIILDDVDHLKQLENLAGGYNWFGAGSRVIITTRDKHLLIAHGVSLTYKVKELEFCEAFELFSWNSFKKDRPKDDYVKLVERAVYYSKGLPLALTVLGSHLFGRSIEEWQDALDSYERIPNKEVQEILKISFNGLEYHQKEVFLDIACFFKGEDKDIIMDVLRSCDLYPVISIAVLIDKSLLAIGEGNALSMHDLIEDMGKEIVRQESPTEPGERSRLWFHKDVLHVLTEETGTSKVRGLKIEMPKKEEIHVGAEALLRMRNLRYLINRNASLVGNIGYLPNSLRFLDWYKYPLESLPSNFNPKKLVALNMPSSNLSRFGQSITKLDRLKSMDLTGCEMLKEIPDFSGFPNLQKLILRECRSLVGIHDSVGTLDKLVTLSVQDCSNLTRFPTRLGMKSLKVLNMKGCKLLESFPEIEAGTMEQLKDITLECCENLKTLPSSIYQLKHLLQLEVRGCPKLLTFPMSTTTSTIKQYLSDDNNDEDCSVPVFPELTFLRVGDCNISECDFLIPFSCLSTLTFLDLSGSSFGSLPTWIIKFGNLQWLILRDCKRLQEIPQLSPSIKGINASGCKSLERFSKFSDILDHQNSLSWLQWSDLSECHKLLHTMDLDVEKMASILLNQHHDQGKDSYFEFGVVLPGNNIPKWFNFCKHPTDHEYCEFVIKLPPNFGGKNSRLALSAVFESIDGTLTYDYNDYGKHAFHVRVYINGDEIFWVHQHLLIRPGSNHVWLQYVSLSDMRHWGRQCNEEQLLSKCEVRFFSSKPLSLKACGLQLVCPRNEYGNNDQNLADLQFFS from the exons ATGGCTTGCAATATGAACAGAGgcgtttcttcttcttcttttactcCGATTAGGTGGAGTTACGATGTGTTCTTGAGTTTTAGAGGTGAAGATACACGTGATAATTTTACTGGCCATTTCTATACTGCTTTGTGCCAGAGGGGTCTTCACACCTTCATAGATGATCGTGATCTTAGAAAAGGAGAAGAGATTGGACCAACACTTGTCAAAGCAATTCAGGAGTCGAGGGTTTCTGTCATTGTATTCTCTGAAAACTATGCATCCTCCaaatggtgcttggatgaactccTCATCATCCTTGAGTGTAAAGAATCAAAGCGACAACTTGTTTGGCCCATTTTTTACAAGGTGGATCCTTCAGATGTAAGAAATCAGAGAGGCAGATTTGCTGAGGCAATGCATCAACATGAAGTGCGGTTCAACTTCAACATGGACAAGGTGCGGAGATGGAGGACAGCTCTTACTCACGCAGCTAGTCTATCTGGATGGCATTTTCCGGACGG GCATGAAtccaagttcatccaaaatattGTGGAAGAGATCTCAATTCAAGTATCAAATCGGACATACATGAAAGTTGCTAAGTATCCTGTAGGACTGGAATCTCGTGTCCGGGATATGCATGAGCTTCTATGTGTTGAGGAAAATGATGTTCGCATGGTGGGAATATGGGGAATCGGAGGAATTGGTAAGACAACTGTTGCCAAAGCTGTATATGGGTCAATTGCTCATCGATTTGAAGGTAGCTGTTTTTTGGAAAATGTGAGAGAAAGGTCATTAGTGCCACATGAAGGCTTGGTTCAATTGCAAGAAACTCTTCTTTCCAAAATTTTAGGGGGTGTAGGAGTGAAGCTGAGCAATGTTGATGATCCTGCTTATGAAATAGAGAAAAGACTTTGGAATAAGAGGGTTCTTATAATTTTAGATGATGTGGATCATCTCAAGCAATTAGAAAACTTAGCAGGAGGATATAATTGGTTTGGTGCGGGTAGTAGAGTTATCATAACAACTAGAGATAAACATCTGTTAATTGCTCATGGAGTTAGTTTAACATATAAGGTCAAGGAATTAGAATTTTGTGAAGCTTTTGAGCTTTTCAGTTGGAATTCCTTCAAAAAAGACCGACCTAAGGATGACTATGTGAAACTTGTTGAGCGTGCTGTCTATTATTCAAAAGGCCTTCCTTTAGCTCTGACGGTTTTAGGTTCTCATCTTTTTGGTAGAAGTATAGAAGAGTGGCAAGATGCATTGGATAGTTATGAAAGAATTCCGAATAAAGAAGTCCAAGAAATACTTAAAATAAGTTTCAATGGATTAGAATATCATCAGAAGGAAGTTTTCCTTGACATTGCATGTTTTTTCAAAGGAGAAGATAAGGATATTATAATGGATGTCCTAAGAAGTTGTGACTTATACCCAGTAATAAGTATTGCAGTGCTCATAGATAAGTCCCTCTTAGCGATTGGTGAAGGTAATGCGCTAAGTATGCATGACTTAATCGAAGACATGGGGAAGGAAATAGTGCGTCAAGAATCACCCACAGAACCTGGTGAACGCAGTAGGTTGTGGTTTCATAAGGATGTTTTACATGTTCTAACAGAAGAAACA GGAACAAGTAAAGTTCGAGGCCTAAAGATAGAAATGCCCAAGAAAGAAGAGATCCATGTGGGTGCTGAAGCCTTGTTAAGAATGAGGAATCTCAGATACTTGATAAATCGAAATGCAAGCCTTGTTGGAAACATTGGTTATCTGCCCAACTCGTTAAGGTTCCTTGATTGGTACAAATATCCTCTTGAATCCCTACCATCCAATTTTAATCCAAAGAAACTTGTTGCACTCAATATGCCTTCGAGCAACTTATCACGTTTCGGACAGTCGATCACG AAACTTGATAGGTTGAAATCTATGGACTTGACTGGATGTGAAATGCTAAAAGAAATCCCGGACTTCTCAGGATTTCCTAATTTACAGAAATTGATTCTTAGAGAATGTAGGAGTTTAGTCGGGATTCATGATTCTGTTGGAACCCTTGATAAGCTTGTGACTTTGTCTGTGCAAGATTGCTCTAACCTTACAAGGTTTCCCACAAGACTTGGCATGAAATCACTGAAAGTTCTTAATATGAAAGGTTGCAAACTGCTGGAGAGCTTCCCTGAAATTGAGGCTGGAACCATGGAACAATTAAAGGATATAACTCTTGAGTGTTGCGAAAACCTTAAAACTCTTCCGAGCAGCATCTATCAGTTGAAACATCTGCTGCAACTTGAGGTCAGAGGCTGTCCAAAACTTCTTACATTTCCAATGTCAACGACAACATCCACCATCAAGCAGTATTTATCTGATGACAATAATGATGAAGACTGCTCAGTACCGGTGTTTCCTGAGCTGACGTTTTTGCGAGTCGGAGACTGCAACATTTCAGAATGTGATTTCTTGATTCCATTTAGTTGCTTGTCCACCCTCACCTTTCTTGATCTATCAGGAAGCAGTTTTGGTAGCCTTCCAACATGGATTATCAAGTTCGGTAACTTGCAGTGGCTCATATTACGCGATTGCAAGAGGCTTCAAGAAATTCCACAGCTTTCTCCAAGCATAAAAGGAATAAATGCAAGTGGCTGCAAATCATTGGaaagattttcaaaattttccgaTATTTTGGACCACCAAAACTCATTGAGTTGGCTTCAGTGGAGCGACTTATCTGAATGCCACAAACTACTCCATACTATGGACTTGGACGTGGAAAAGATGGCATCTATCTTACTTAACCAACACCATGATCAG GGGAAGGATTCATACTTCGAGTTCGGTGTTGTACTTCCAGGAAATAATATTCCAAAGTGGTTCAATTTTTGTAAGCATCCAACTGATCATGAGTATTGCGAGTTTGTTATTAAACTTCCTCCAAATTTCGGTGGAAAGAATTCGAGATTGGCTTTATCGGCTGTGTTTGAAAGCATAGATGGAACACTAACCTATGATTATAATGATTATGGAAAACACGCGTTTCATGTCCGAGTCTACATTAATGGTGATGAAATATTTTGGGTTCACCAGCATCTACTTATTCGTCCGGGGTCAAATCATGTGTGGCTGCAGTATGTTTCGTTATCTGATATGAGGCATTGGGGGAGACAGTGTAATGAAGAGCAACTTTTGAGCAAGTGTGAAGTgagatttttttcttctaaaccACTTTCCTTGAAAGCTTGTGGTCTCCAACTAGTATGCCCCCGAAACGAGTATGGGAACAATGATCAAAACTTAGCAGatcttcaatttttctcttga
- the LOC112172895 gene encoding disease resistance protein RPV1 isoform X3: MACNMNRGVSSSSFTPIRWSYDVFLSFRGEDTRDNFTGHFYTALCQRGLHTFIDDRDLRKGEEIGPTLVKAIQESRVSVIVFSENYASSKWCLDELLIILECKESKRQLVWPIFYKVDPSDVRNQRGRFAEAMHQHEVRFNFNMDKVRRWRTALTHAASLSGWHFPDGHESKFIQNIVEEISIQVSNRTYMKVAKYPVGLESRVRDMHELLCVEENDVRMVGIWGIGGIGKTTVAKAVYGSIAHRFEGSCFLENVRERSLVPHEGLVQLQETLLSKILGGVGVKLSNVDDPAYEIEKRLWNKRVLIILDDVDHLKQLENLAGGYNWFGAGSRVIITTRDKHLLIAHGVSLTYKVKELEFCEAFELFSWNSFKKDRPKDDYVKLVERAVYYSKGLPLALTVLGSHLFGRSIEEWQDALDSYERIPNKEVQEILKISFNGLEYHQKEVFLDIACFFKGEDKDIIMDVLRSCDLYPVISIAVLIDKSLLAIGEGNALSMHDLIEDMGKEIVRQESPTEPGERSRLWFHKDVLHVLTEETGTSKVRGLKIEMPKKEEIHVGAEALLRMRNLRYLINRNASLVGNIGYLPNSLRFLDWYKYPLESLPSNFNPKKLVALNMPSSNLSRFGQSITKLDRLKSMDLTGCEMLKEIPDFSGFPNLQKLILRECRSLVGIHDSVGTLDKLVTLSVQDCSNLTRFPTRLGMKSLKVLNMKGCKLLESFPEIEAGTMEQLKDITLECCENLKTLPSSIYQLKHLLQLEVRGCPKLLTFPMSTTTSTIKQYLSDDNNDEDCSVPVFPELTFLRVGDCNISECDFLIPFSCLSTLTFLDLSGSSFGSLPTWIIKFGNLQWLILRDCKRLQEIPQLSPSIKGINASGCKSLERFSKFSDILDHQNSLSWLQWSDLSECHKLLHTMDLDVEKMASILLNQHHDQY; this comes from the exons ATGGCTTGCAATATGAACAGAGgcgtttcttcttcttcttttactcCGATTAGGTGGAGTTACGATGTGTTCTTGAGTTTTAGAGGTGAAGATACACGTGATAATTTTACTGGCCATTTCTATACTGCTTTGTGCCAGAGGGGTCTTCACACCTTCATAGATGATCGTGATCTTAGAAAAGGAGAAGAGATTGGACCAACACTTGTCAAAGCAATTCAGGAGTCGAGGGTTTCTGTCATTGTATTCTCTGAAAACTATGCATCCTCCaaatggtgcttggatgaactccTCATCATCCTTGAGTGTAAAGAATCAAAGCGACAACTTGTTTGGCCCATTTTTTACAAGGTGGATCCTTCAGATGTAAGAAATCAGAGAGGCAGATTTGCTGAGGCAATGCATCAACATGAAGTGCGGTTCAACTTCAACATGGACAAGGTGCGGAGATGGAGGACAGCTCTTACTCACGCAGCTAGTCTATCTGGATGGCATTTTCCGGACGG GCATGAAtccaagttcatccaaaatattGTGGAAGAGATCTCAATTCAAGTATCAAATCGGACATACATGAAAGTTGCTAAGTATCCTGTAGGACTGGAATCTCGTGTCCGGGATATGCATGAGCTTCTATGTGTTGAGGAAAATGATGTTCGCATGGTGGGAATATGGGGAATCGGAGGAATTGGTAAGACAACTGTTGCCAAAGCTGTATATGGGTCAATTGCTCATCGATTTGAAGGTAGCTGTTTTTTGGAAAATGTGAGAGAAAGGTCATTAGTGCCACATGAAGGCTTGGTTCAATTGCAAGAAACTCTTCTTTCCAAAATTTTAGGGGGTGTAGGAGTGAAGCTGAGCAATGTTGATGATCCTGCTTATGAAATAGAGAAAAGACTTTGGAATAAGAGGGTTCTTATAATTTTAGATGATGTGGATCATCTCAAGCAATTAGAAAACTTAGCAGGAGGATATAATTGGTTTGGTGCGGGTAGTAGAGTTATCATAACAACTAGAGATAAACATCTGTTAATTGCTCATGGAGTTAGTTTAACATATAAGGTCAAGGAATTAGAATTTTGTGAAGCTTTTGAGCTTTTCAGTTGGAATTCCTTCAAAAAAGACCGACCTAAGGATGACTATGTGAAACTTGTTGAGCGTGCTGTCTATTATTCAAAAGGCCTTCCTTTAGCTCTGACGGTTTTAGGTTCTCATCTTTTTGGTAGAAGTATAGAAGAGTGGCAAGATGCATTGGATAGTTATGAAAGAATTCCGAATAAAGAAGTCCAAGAAATACTTAAAATAAGTTTCAATGGATTAGAATATCATCAGAAGGAAGTTTTCCTTGACATTGCATGTTTTTTCAAAGGAGAAGATAAGGATATTATAATGGATGTCCTAAGAAGTTGTGACTTATACCCAGTAATAAGTATTGCAGTGCTCATAGATAAGTCCCTCTTAGCGATTGGTGAAGGTAATGCGCTAAGTATGCATGACTTAATCGAAGACATGGGGAAGGAAATAGTGCGTCAAGAATCACCCACAGAACCTGGTGAACGCAGTAGGTTGTGGTTTCATAAGGATGTTTTACATGTTCTAACAGAAGAAACA GGAACAAGTAAAGTTCGAGGCCTAAAGATAGAAATGCCCAAGAAAGAAGAGATCCATGTGGGTGCTGAAGCCTTGTTAAGAATGAGGAATCTCAGATACTTGATAAATCGAAATGCAAGCCTTGTTGGAAACATTGGTTATCTGCCCAACTCGTTAAGGTTCCTTGATTGGTACAAATATCCTCTTGAATCCCTACCATCCAATTTTAATCCAAAGAAACTTGTTGCACTCAATATGCCTTCGAGCAACTTATCACGTTTCGGACAGTCGATCACG AAACTTGATAGGTTGAAATCTATGGACTTGACTGGATGTGAAATGCTAAAAGAAATCCCGGACTTCTCAGGATTTCCTAATTTACAGAAATTGATTCTTAGAGAATGTAGGAGTTTAGTCGGGATTCATGATTCTGTTGGAACCCTTGATAAGCTTGTGACTTTGTCTGTGCAAGATTGCTCTAACCTTACAAGGTTTCCCACAAGACTTGGCATGAAATCACTGAAAGTTCTTAATATGAAAGGTTGCAAACTGCTGGAGAGCTTCCCTGAAATTGAGGCTGGAACCATGGAACAATTAAAGGATATAACTCTTGAGTGTTGCGAAAACCTTAAAACTCTTCCGAGCAGCATCTATCAGTTGAAACATCTGCTGCAACTTGAGGTCAGAGGCTGTCCAAAACTTCTTACATTTCCAATGTCAACGACAACATCCACCATCAAGCAGTATTTATCTGATGACAATAATGATGAAGACTGCTCAGTACCGGTGTTTCCTGAGCTGACGTTTTTGCGAGTCGGAGACTGCAACATTTCAGAATGTGATTTCTTGATTCCATTTAGTTGCTTGTCCACCCTCACCTTTCTTGATCTATCAGGAAGCAGTTTTGGTAGCCTTCCAACATGGATTATCAAGTTCGGTAACTTGCAGTGGCTCATATTACGCGATTGCAAGAGGCTTCAAGAAATTCCACAGCTTTCTCCAAGCATAAAAGGAATAAATGCAAGTGGCTGCAAATCATTGGaaagattttcaaaattttccgaTATTTTGGACCACCAAAACTCATTGAGTTGGCTTCAGTGGAGCGACTTATCTGAATGCCACAAACTACTCCATACTATGGACTTGGACGTGGAAAAGATGGCATCTATCTTACTTAACCAACACCATGATCAG TATTGA